From Penicillium digitatum chromosome 5, complete sequence, one genomic window encodes:
- a CDS encoding Transcription factor iws1 has translation MSASPDRKAVTLATSPEPEVPEQVASPVAGDDNEGKNFAESTAEAKEVTEDIDDELNVADDDEADDKLSDDESILSEVDEAQFDNFDPENVNVEDRPQLAIDEDNLKLIGRHKRKRTEDGETRPRRKEGRREKKSRRADEGGDEGGSSRRRERKKREDKPDTDEETLDPETRRRRALDRAMDEAMKKPAKRRFRKQDGIDLESMADAEIEDMRKRMTHAAQMDAINRQEGKPAMHKLKLLPEVIMLLNRNQYTSALVDPEINLLEAVRFFLEPLDDGSMPAYNIQRDLLTAITKLPINKDALIASGIGKVVVFYTKSKRTERRIKEMAEKLLAEWTRPILQRSDDYSKRVYQEADYDPTKVVRRSAPTAEEIQAEARAREMLPPRLLNRARVDRTNVSYTVVPRQTAVRETPFARPLGASGEDRFRKMQARQAAARKTSRR, from the exons ATGTCTGCTTCACCAGACCGCAAGGCTGTCACGCTCGCCACCTCTCCCGAACCCGAAGTCCCCGAGCAAGTTGCAAGCCCGGTTGCTGGTGACGACAACGAGGGCAAGAACTTCGCCGAATCTACTGCTGAGGCCAAGGAAGTCACCGAAGACATCGATGACGAACTAAATGTCGCAGACGACGACGAAGCTGATGACAAGCTTTCAGACGACGAGTCTATTTTGTCCGAAGTTGACGAGGCACAATTCGACAACTTCGATCCAGAGAATGTTAACGTCGAGGACCGCCCACAACTTGCCATTGATGAAGATAACTTGAAACTCATTGGTCGTCATAAGCGCAAGCGTACTGAGGATGGCGAGACTCGTCCGCGCCGGAAGGAAGGTCGTCGCGAGAAGAAGAGCCGTCGAGCTGACGAGGGAGGCGACGAAGGAGGCTCATCTCGCCGACGTGAACGCAAGAAGCGCGAGGATAAGCCCGATACAGATGAGGAGACTCTTGACCCGGAGACCC GACGTCGCCGAGCTCTTGACCGCGCTATGGACGAGGCGATGAAGAAGCCAGCGAAGAGACGTTTCCGCAAGCAAGATGGCATT GATTTGGAATCTATGGCAGATGCTGAAATTGAGGATATGCGCAAGCGCATGACCCACGCAGCGCAGATGGATGCGATCAACCGTCAAGAAGGAAAACCTGCGATGCACAAGCTCAAGCTCCTCCCCGAAGTCATCATGCTCCTGAACCGCAACCAGTACACCAGCGCCTTGGTCGACCCTGAGATTAACCTGTTGGAAGCTGTCCGATTCTTCCTCGAGCCACTGGACGATGGCTCAATGCCCGCATACAACATTCAGCGTGACCTATTGACCGCCATTACCAAGCTTCCTATTAACAAAGATGCTTTGATTGCTAGTGGCATTGGAAAAGTGGTTGTTTTCTACACCAAGAGCAAGCGCACTGAGCGTCGCATCAAGGAAATGGCAGAGAAGTTACTGGCAGAGTGGACACGACCAATTCTCCAGCGCAGCGACGATTATTCGAAGCGAGTCTACCAGGAGGCCGATTATGATCCTAC GAAAGTTGTCAGACGCTCTGCTCCAACCGCCGAGGAAATCCAAGCCGAAGCCCGCGCCCGCGAAATGCTTCCTCCCCGTCTTCTCAACCGTGCTCGTGTTGATCGCACCAACGTCAGTTATACTGTGGTTCCGCGTCAGACAGCTGTGCGCGAGACTCCGTTTGCGCGCCCCTTGGGTGCCAGCGGCGAGGACCGTTTCCGCAAAATGCAAGCCCGCCAGGCTGCGGCACGCAAGACGTCTCGTCGGTAG